From the genome of Pseudomonadota bacterium:
TCCGCAGAGGATGCGGGTACAAGCTGGGCATGTCTTCTAAACTATTGATAAAACAACAAATCCGGCAGGTTATGCCGGATTGGTATTTGGTGGAGGTGGCGGGAATCGAACCCGCGTCCGAAAACCTTCACGCTGAAGTCTCTACATGTTTAGCCGGATATTGGATTTAACTGCTGGCATCTCCTCCGGTCGGGATATGGCAGCAACGAGCTTCCCTTGAGTTTTGCCTACCGGCCGGAAACCTGCCGATAAACTATCCTGCTAAAGATGACACCCGGGAACCGACGTAGCAGGAGTCGGACGGCCGGGCGCTGGCCACGCTAAGCGGCCAGAGCGTATTCGTTATTTGCTTTTATTTTAGTTCCTGCCGGTTTAAGGAGGGAAGCAGGGACCTCCACATGCAACTTCAGGCTTAGCATTCCCGTCGAACCCGAATCACCCCCATGGCTAAAGTTTATAATTTTCTGATGTTTCAACTAAAAGTAAGTATAACACAAACAATCATGATTTTCAAGAAGGGGCCTGACGGCCGGGTATAATCAGTGGCTTTTTAATTCCCTTTCCATATCTCTTTTTACCGCTTTCCTCTTCAAATCTTCCCGTTTGTCATGGATCTTTTTGCCTTTTCCCAGGGCCAACTCAATTTTGGCCCTGCCATTCTTAAAATAGGCACGCAGGGGTACCAGCGTCAACCCTTTCTCGGTAATTTTACCGATCAATCGGCGAATTTCCTGTTTATGAAGTAGTAATTTACGGGGCCGGAGCGGGTCGTGGTTGAAAACGTTGGCGTGGCTATAGGGGCTGATGTGAAACTGCACCAGCCAGATTTCTCCATCGGCAATCCTGGCGTAACTTTCGTTCATGCTGGATTTGCCGGCTCGCAGGGATTTAACTTCAGAGCCGACCAGGGCAATGCCGGCTTCAAAAGTTTCCAGAATATCATAGTTGCGCCGGGCTTTTTTGTTGCTGCAGATTAATTTAATTCCCATGTTTATCCTGTGATTTACTGTGGATAATTTTTTCCATTATCGGCTGCGGTTGTCGTTGCTCCTGGTGTTTAAAGTATTTTCGCCAGAGAATTGCCGAGATGATAAGCAGCCCGAGGCCGAATAATGATGGCAGGTATTGTCCGGTGGGACCGGCAATAAATCGGGTGCAGTATCTTCCGATTGCACCGCCGACTATGAGAGCGAAAATGGCAATAAAAAAAAGTGACAGTCGTTTTGAGCCGTAGGATTGTTGGCCGATTTGCAAACCAACCTCGTCGCCGGGACGGGCATCAAGGGTATTGTTGACCTTGATAACCACCTCATCGGCATGTTCCAGGACCATGCATGATCCCTTTCCGGAGCAGTTTTCACATTTCCGGCTTTGAGGCTTGCGGACAAAAGCAATGCCGTCTTCAATCCTGGTGACAATTCCTGTTTCCTTTTTCATGGCA
Proteins encoded in this window:
- the smpB gene encoding SsrA-binding protein SmpB produces the protein MGIKLICSNKKARRNYDILETFEAGIALVGSEVKSLRAGKSSMNESYARIADGEIWLVQFHISPYSHANVFNHDPLRPRKLLLHKQEIRRLIGKITEKGLTLVPLRAYFKNGRAKIELALGKGKKIHDKREDLKRKAVKRDMERELKSH
- a CDS encoding SoxR reducing system RseC family protein, coding for MKKETGIVTRIEDGIAFVRKPQSRKCENCSGKGSCMVLEHADEVVIKVNNTLDARPGDEVGLQIGQQSYGSKRLSLFFIAIFALIVGGAIGRYCTRFIAGPTGQYLPSLFGLGLLIISAILWRKYFKHQEQRQPQPIMEKIIHSKSQDKHGN